From a single Herpetosiphon gulosus genomic region:
- a CDS encoding ABA4-like family protein, translating into MQTSRSPWLDRLFRLANLAIIPGWLLMIGAPRSRWTQRVINDDRFFIGMGGLYAAMLGGALVENEGNGFSFSSMLNPTLDSIGKLFQEGGPKGTFAGWTHYLVFDFFVGRAILRDAQEKQIPHWLVVPALICTLMSGPLGLAYYQVLLRLRGAA; encoded by the coding sequence ATGCAAACATCGCGTTCACCGTGGTTGGATCGCCTGTTCCGCCTCGCAAATTTGGCGATTATTCCAGGCTGGCTGTTGATGATCGGCGCACCACGTTCGCGTTGGACTCAACGGGTGATCAACGATGATCGCTTTTTTATTGGGATGGGCGGACTATACGCAGCCATGTTGGGTGGTGCATTGGTCGAAAACGAAGGCAATGGCTTTAGTTTTAGCTCGATGCTCAATCCAACCCTCGATTCAATCGGCAAATTGTTTCAAGAAGGTGGCCCCAAAGGCACATTTGCTGGCTGGACGCATTATTTGGTCTTTGATTTCTTTGTTGGGCGGGCGATTTTGCGCGATGCTCAAGAGAAACAAATTCCGCATTGGTTGGTTGTGCCGGCCCTGATTTGCACCTTGATGAGTGGCCCCTTGGGCTTAGCCTACTATCAGGTGCTGCTGCGGCTGCGAGGTGCTGCATGA
- a CDS encoding hotdog domain-containing protein, with the protein MNERPIRRTPLIRMSDIVLPGQTNNHGTMFGGEVLAMMDRAAAIAAIRFCRQQVVTASTERIDFRTPIHHGDLVDMLAKVIYTGTTSLIVRIDAWAEDPISGERRWCTTGFYSMVSVGIDGRPTAIPRLLVETPTEQADWEHGAKIKALISERLKANDAPIPADPLTF; encoded by the coding sequence ATGAACGAGCGTCCAATCCGCCGAACTCCGTTAATCCGCATGTCGGATATTGTGCTACCTGGCCAAACCAATAATCATGGCACGATGTTTGGCGGCGAAGTATTGGCGATGATGGACCGTGCGGCGGCGATTGCGGCGATTCGCTTTTGCCGCCAGCAAGTTGTTACTGCTTCGACCGAACGCATCGATTTTCGCACGCCAATTCACCATGGTGATTTGGTTGATATGTTGGCCAAAGTGATTTACACGGGCACGACTTCGTTGATTGTGCGGATCGATGCCTGGGCTGAAGATCCAATTTCGGGCGAGCGCCGCTGGTGTACAACTGGCTTTTATTCGATGGTTTCGGTCGGAATTGATGGCCGACCAACCGCGATTCCGCGTTTGTTGGTCGAAACGCCAACCGAACAGGCTGATTGGGAGCATGGAGCTAAGATCAAAGCCTTGATCAGCGAACGACTCAAAGCTAACGATGCACCAATTCCTGCTGATCCACTAACATTTTAA